A genomic region of Christiangramia sp. OXR-203 contains the following coding sequences:
- a CDS encoding PKD-like domain-containing protein: MHKLIFSLLLLILSLGVSGQCETTPSVTISATTESICEGEEVSFQSNISGGNGWEVSYQWQINNSNFSGATSSNFASSSLNNDDKISLKASFTCNGTVEEGFSNNINITVFEYPKVTKPENLNFCERALIPAINFQSSNNSATYKWQNNNTSIGLGTSGNGSVPEFTATNNTAQIKTATITVTPYFNGCTGDSEFFEIQVYPEPEVNSVENFVLCNGESTGNISFSGSNMNGTSYKWTNSNTSIGLAAHGTGSIGSFNAINSGNSPVNAEITVTPVANGCEGSSETFTITVDPTPEVNSVENIVVCEGEIVNAIDFITTFSNTSISWNNDNTASGLSASGTGNIPAFTAINSTNESQISTITITPTAKNCTGNSKTFRIEVKPKPEVEFVEDKLYCNGIQTDEIILSGVPTGIQFDISGGAAIGLNNKNNITKIPVFTPVNNTNEPITAIIEILPKANGCIGEITTFEITVDPTPNVAISPSSEDICTGETTNINLSGSVPTTTFNWTVTDITPSGSVAGASNGEGDKIQQTLLNDTNNTATVTYNVIPSANGCSGTPISVKVQVNPTPELQITVPECVPHVDLTAPAITAGSSSGLSFSYWEDVQGSTSISDPTEVGLGTYYIQGTSASGCSVIEEVVIDKIQPTLTNLAEAPSSICSSTNFNFAPTSNVEGTTFSWNRAAVGENASSESNNRNSNNPNETLINTSSSTISATYIFTLTTPNGCSKTQEVKVDVEPEPKLINNPIPDKCNGESVSYIPQSNINGSIITWSRNAIVGNSTASGTGSINETLYNDTGVEVGVTYFIKIETPAGCITEDNVSFSLLSGPKVTASASQIEICEGESVDLFSEIESSVSADPILFEENFNNGLSNWSRTNNSVNGNASAANWTLRPDRYSPGYNVNIRSDDNSQFIMSNSDAQGQGGYTETILKYNKPINTVGYSSLELSFWQYYQHYSSLAEVQVSTNNQNWQTVYDINFSNNGRVSVNLDGYVGQAALYIRFRYRANWGYWWTLDNVSLTGEAAQDLEITWTSSTSNWTSTKQNPENVTPTETTTYTVTYSNPDLECPGVETIEIVVKKPPQPNILADYCAYPNEPNKIKLKVDGNYDQYEWTSSGEVVGNTSSIDVTSAQGYTVRVWENGCEGSATIDISENLVENGDFEQGNTGFRTQYGFRSDNPSVRNELYPEGLYAVDQSSNDYHNQFNDNGDHTTGNGNFMIVNGDPNLGNVVWETNGYLDVKRNTDYYFGAWTTNLVSRAEANKYARLRLIVLTPGNNGQDQVSSESTLGDLRFQNVGEWIEFFNPQVWNSGNNTRVRLQIINENTIRDGNDFGIDDISFAEISAVEFQFDPSNDGPVCQGGTIQLNANLEGGREPITYRWTGPNNFTSSEENPIIENATPENSGSYELTITDFYGCSNPSKTTEVTVIPQTIVNAGEDANICAETGEVQLNGTVSGSVTNGFWSGGSGTFNPNPSTLNAIYSPSASEIEAGIIELILTSDAPDAPCEAVSDTLNITINPTPVIEVTTTDNVCNNGSNGLAKVSIISGTAPFTYLWSDGQTTPEASDLEQGMYSVTVTDSNGCSAFAEVEIFEPEPLKIIATDFSELTCFDSADGFASIELAGGFMPEETPEYTIQILNDSGEIIREILSTTGIESFDDLNAGNFLFSVSTVYNCITLTKAFTLTQPEEITISAGESQNFTTCGITSTQLSAEPVDENLAVGQWQILAGEGGTFNDPTLPNPTFTGLPTTTYSLQWTVSPLNGCPDLTETIEITFPGGCSKLDFDGDNDYVFMGHAYSLGNNFTLEAWVKPHSLNGIKTVISKRDAANLNSGGYDLIVDNGKPSFRYNNKSVTSSFKIDTDRWYHLALIASSTEIKLYVDGIEIRTGAGGSPNTVTSPFLVGGMYNSVTPAIPENHFHGWIEELRIWNTSLTEEQLRFMMNQRIQKNGSLTKGEILPMNVPGNLAWNNLEGYYRLITAEVQNGLTADLAVSAIPGELRNIQTEQENSAPLPYILESNANGEWFDKSTWTLPAVYNGNNISQRNVWDAPNSRSISPSEDINWNIVILRGNVKNSGTPNNKNNIKLLGLLSESGTLNMMGENNFSGNSLELSHYLKLNGVIDLNGESQLIQYENSVLEETSTGRIEKDQQGTLNSFNYNYWTVPVSLTGEANNFGFKISEVIKDGSDLSTYKDISFNEQYHYADGNYNGALRISEYWLYKFHGPANDYSSWEAVYANSKLETGEGFSMKGTKGYVPIQDLQNYTFVGKPNNGLIQLSVSPGENRLVGNPYPSAIDATEFLRDNLKDISGGRNSRNVFNGTLYFWDHFGKEDTHILAEYVGGYAALNLSGGVPGISNDSRINGNGNGGSKIPAKYIPVGQAFFINTVIDQNTNNIFSVQGGEATFKNSQRYYVRENPGTSQFLQQEKPLKKDNIIINPIDPRPKLRLKYESAGGYHRQILATADVLSSTNFDLGYDAPMIDKNAEDMYWFIDENQFVIQAVPNFNDDKVLPLGIKVNSEEKFSIKIDSLENWDSNKIIFLKDKLNDSIHNLLKSTYESLAVPGEVTDRFEVVFRQATIPKPEIPELKNDLLEIEYYSRGNNFMLKNPNHVEISKIMIFDIGGKLLQEFNEIPLQEFFEFEMKIYPTGVYIIKVLDTEGSLNKKFILK, from the coding sequence TTGCATAAGCTTATCTTTTCTCTGCTTTTATTAATCTTGTCTTTAGGTGTTTCCGGGCAGTGTGAAACTACTCCGTCTGTAACTATTAGTGCAACTACAGAAAGTATTTGTGAAGGAGAGGAAGTATCTTTTCAATCAAATATTTCTGGCGGAAACGGATGGGAAGTCTCTTACCAGTGGCAGATCAATAATTCGAATTTCTCAGGAGCAACTTCCTCAAACTTTGCCAGTTCATCCTTGAATAACGACGACAAAATTAGTTTAAAAGCAAGCTTTACCTGTAATGGAACGGTAGAAGAGGGTTTCAGTAATAACATTAACATTACTGTTTTCGAGTATCCAAAAGTAACCAAACCGGAGAATCTCAATTTTTGTGAGAGAGCTTTAATCCCTGCTATCAACTTTCAGAGTTCCAATAATTCAGCCACTTATAAATGGCAGAATAATAATACTTCTATTGGTTTAGGAACATCTGGGAATGGTTCTGTACCTGAATTTACCGCGACAAATAATACTGCTCAAATAAAAACAGCAACTATAACCGTTACACCCTATTTTAATGGATGTACAGGTGATTCTGAATTTTTTGAAATCCAAGTATATCCGGAGCCTGAAGTAAATTCCGTTGAAAATTTTGTGCTTTGTAATGGAGAGTCTACGGGTAATATTTCATTTTCTGGCAGTAATATGAATGGAACCTCTTATAAATGGACGAATTCCAATACATCTATTGGACTAGCTGCCCACGGTACCGGTTCGATTGGATCATTTAATGCAATAAATTCTGGCAACAGTCCTGTAAATGCAGAGATTACTGTAACACCTGTAGCCAATGGTTGTGAGGGATCGTCAGAAACATTTACTATTACAGTTGACCCAACGCCTGAAGTAAATTCCGTGGAAAATATTGTGGTTTGCGAAGGGGAGATTGTAAATGCAATAGATTTCATCACTACTTTTTCAAATACCAGTATATCCTGGAATAACGATAATACGGCAAGCGGACTTTCAGCAAGCGGAACGGGAAATATTCCGGCTTTTACAGCAATCAATAGTACAAATGAAAGTCAGATCTCTACTATCACAATCACTCCAACTGCCAAAAATTGTACAGGTAATTCAAAAACCTTCCGTATAGAAGTGAAGCCCAAACCCGAAGTAGAATTTGTAGAGGATAAACTGTATTGTAATGGGATTCAAACAGATGAAATTATACTGTCTGGGGTACCCACAGGAATTCAATTTGACATTTCCGGGGGAGCGGCCATAGGTTTAAACAACAAAAATAATATTACAAAGATTCCCGTTTTTACACCGGTAAACAATACTAATGAACCTATCACCGCCATCATTGAAATACTTCCAAAAGCGAATGGATGTATAGGAGAAATAACAACCTTCGAAATAACCGTAGACCCTACTCCTAATGTAGCCATATCTCCTTCTTCTGAGGATATTTGTACTGGAGAAACTACTAATATTAATCTTTCTGGCTCGGTTCCAACAACCACTTTTAATTGGACGGTTACAGATATTACACCTTCGGGTAGTGTTGCTGGGGCGTCGAATGGAGAAGGAGATAAAATTCAGCAAACTTTATTAAACGACACCAACAATACTGCCACCGTTACGTATAATGTCATACCAAGCGCAAATGGATGTTCCGGAACCCCAATCTCAGTTAAAGTTCAAGTTAATCCAACCCCAGAATTACAGATCACTGTACCGGAATGTGTTCCTCATGTAGATTTAACAGCACCGGCGATAACCGCTGGCTCTAGTTCTGGTTTAAGTTTCAGTTATTGGGAAGATGTCCAGGGAAGCACTAGTATTTCAGATCCAACCGAAGTAGGATTAGGGACCTATTATATTCAGGGAACAAGCGCTTCAGGCTGTTCAGTAATTGAAGAAGTAGTTATAGATAAAATTCAACCGACTTTGACGAATCTGGCTGAAGCTCCTTCTTCTATTTGTAGTAGTACTAATTTCAACTTTGCTCCTACCAGCAATGTTGAAGGCACCACCTTTAGCTGGAACAGAGCAGCTGTGGGCGAAAATGCCAGTAGTGAATCTAATAACAGAAATTCTAATAATCCTAATGAAACGCTAATAAATACTTCCTCAAGCACTATCAGCGCTACCTATATCTTTACCTTGACTACTCCCAATGGATGCTCGAAGACTCAGGAAGTTAAAGTTGATGTTGAACCAGAACCAAAACTTATAAATAATCCTATTCCCGATAAATGTAATGGAGAATCTGTTTCATATATCCCTCAATCTAATATTAATGGTTCTATAATTACCTGGAGCAGAAATGCGATTGTGGGAAATTCGACTGCCTCAGGAACAGGATCTATTAATGAAACCCTGTACAATGATACAGGTGTGGAAGTAGGAGTTACCTACTTTATAAAAATAGAAACTCCGGCAGGCTGTATTACTGAAGACAATGTAAGCTTCTCTCTTTTATCTGGTCCAAAAGTAACGGCTTCAGCTTCACAAATTGAAATTTGTGAGGGGGAATCGGTAGATTTATTTTCTGAAATCGAGTCTAGCGTTAGTGCAGATCCTATTCTTTTTGAAGAAAATTTTAACAATGGTCTAAGCAACTGGAGTAGAACGAACAATTCTGTAAACGGGAACGCTTCTGCTGCCAACTGGACATTAAGACCTGATAGGTATTCTCCGGGTTATAACGTAAATATACGCTCAGATGATAACTCTCAATTCATCATGTCCAATAGTGATGCGCAAGGCCAGGGCGGTTACACTGAAACGATCTTGAAATACAATAAGCCTATTAACACCGTGGGGTATTCCAGCCTTGAACTTTCCTTCTGGCAATATTACCAGCATTATAGTAGTCTGGCAGAAGTGCAGGTATCTACCAACAATCAAAATTGGCAAACCGTGTACGACATTAATTTTTCGAACAATGGCAGGGTAAGCGTAAACCTGGACGGATATGTAGGGCAGGCAGCACTTTATATTCGATTTAGATACAGGGCGAACTGGGGTTACTGGTGGACCTTAGATAACGTCAGTTTAACAGGAGAGGCCGCACAGGACCTGGAGATTACCTGGACCTCCAGCACCAGCAACTGGACTTCTACTAAGCAAAATCCTGAAAATGTAACTCCAACCGAAACTACCACTTATACAGTAACCTACAGTAATCCAGATCTTGAATGTCCCGGTGTAGAAACCATAGAAATAGTGGTTAAAAAACCACCACAACCCAATATCCTTGCAGATTATTGTGCCTATCCTAATGAACCCAATAAAATTAAATTAAAAGTAGATGGAAATTATGATCAATATGAATGGACCTCTTCTGGAGAAGTTGTAGGTAATACTTCTTCTATAGACGTTACTTCTGCACAGGGTTATACCGTGCGAGTTTGGGAAAACGGATGTGAAGGTTCCGCAACTATAGATATTTCTGAAAATTTGGTGGAAAATGGCGATTTTGAACAGGGAAATACTGGATTTAGAACGCAGTATGGATTTAGATCTGATAATCCATCGGTAAGAAATGAGTTGTATCCTGAAGGTCTATATGCTGTAGACCAAAGTTCTAATGATTATCACAATCAATTTAACGACAATGGGGACCACACTACCGGAAACGGAAACTTTATGATCGTTAACGGGGACCCCAATCTTGGAAATGTAGTATGGGAAACAAATGGGTATCTGGATGTAAAACGAAATACCGACTATTACTTCGGAGCATGGACCACCAATCTTGTTTCCCGTGCAGAAGCAAATAAATATGCACGCTTACGGTTAATTGTTCTAACTCCCGGAAATAATGGACAGGATCAGGTATCTTCTGAGTCTACACTTGGAGATTTACGTTTTCAGAATGTGGGTGAATGGATCGAATTCTTCAATCCCCAGGTTTGGAACTCAGGTAACAATACCCGGGTAAGACTCCAGATCATCAATGAGAATACTATTCGTGATGGGAATGATTTTGGGATAGACGATATTTCCTTTGCTGAAATAAGCGCGGTGGAGTTTCAGTTTGATCCTTCAAATGATGGTCCAGTTTGCCAGGGTGGTACTATTCAGTTAAACGCAAACCTTGAAGGCGGAAGGGAACCAATCACCTACCGTTGGACAGGTCCGAACAATTTCACTTCTTCCGAAGAAAATCCAATTATAGAAAACGCTACACCTGAAAATTCGGGAAGTTATGAGCTAACAATTACCGATTTCTACGGTTGTTCTAACCCATCAAAAACTACAGAAGTAACTGTCATTCCCCAAACAATCGTGAATGCGGGAGAAGATGCAAACATCTGTGCCGAAACAGGTGAAGTTCAGTTGAACGGGACCGTATCAGGCTCTGTTACTAACGGGTTTTGGAGCGGAGGTTCAGGAACTTTTAATCCTAATCCTTCTACATTAAATGCGATCTATTCCCCGAGTGCATCTGAAATTGAAGCTGGTATTATTGAATTAATCCTTACCTCAGATGCACCAGACGCACCCTGTGAAGCAGTAAGCGATACTCTGAATATTACGATCAATCCAACCCCGGTAATTGAAGTCACAACTACTGATAACGTTTGTAACAACGGCAGTAACGGACTGGCGAAGGTTAGTATTATTAGTGGGACTGCTCCTTTTACTTATTTATGGAGTGATGGGCAGACCACTCCAGAGGCAAGCGATTTAGAACAGGGAATGTACTCGGTTACTGTTACCGATAGCAATGGTTGTTCTGCGTTTGCTGAAGTTGAAATTTTTGAGCCAGAACCACTGAAAATCATCGCGACAGATTTTTCTGAATTGACCTGTTTTGACTCGGCAGATGGTTTCGCCAGTATTGAACTTGCAGGAGGTTTTATGCCAGAAGAAACTCCTGAATATACTATTCAAATTTTAAATGATTCGGGAGAAATTATTAGAGAAATACTAAGTACAACGGGGATTGAAAGCTTTGATGACCTCAACGCAGGAAACTTCCTATTTTCGGTTAGCACTGTCTACAATTGTATAACATTGACGAAAGCTTTTACATTAACCCAACCGGAAGAAATTACGATCTCGGCCGGCGAATCTCAGAATTTTACCACCTGCGGAATTACTTCCACACAACTTTCAGCTGAACCTGTTGACGAAAATCTGGCTGTTGGGCAATGGCAAATTCTAGCAGGAGAAGGAGGAACTTTTAACGATCCTACCTTACCCAACCCAACCTTCACCGGATTGCCTACTACTACCTATTCACTTCAATGGACGGTTAGTCCTTTAAATGGTTGTCCTGATTTAACTGAAACCATAGAAATAACATTCCCAGGAGGCTGCAGCAAACTGGATTTTGATGGCGATAATGATTATGTCTTTATGGGTCATGCCTATTCACTTGGGAATAATTTCACGCTCGAAGCCTGGGTAAAACCTCATTCCTTAAATGGAATTAAAACCGTTATTTCTAAAAGAGATGCTGCTAACCTAAATTCCGGAGGTTATGATCTTATTGTAGATAATGGAAAACCATCATTTAGGTACAACAACAAATCGGTCACTTCAAGTTTCAAAATTGACACAGATCGTTGGTATCATCTAGCTTTAATTGCCAGCTCTACTGAAATAAAACTATATGTAGATGGCATCGAAATAAGGACAGGAGCAGGTGGCAGTCCAAATACGGTTACGAGTCCTTTTTTAGTTGGAGGAATGTACAACAGTGTAACGCCTGCAATTCCTGAAAATCATTTTCATGGCTGGATCGAGGAACTGAGGATCTGGAACACCAGTCTTACTGAAGAACAGCTAAGGTTTATGATGAACCAGCGAATTCAAAAAAATGGTTCTCTTACTAAAGGTGAAATCTTACCTATGAATGTACCGGGTAATCTTGCGTGGAATAATCTGGAAGGTTATTACAGGCTGATCACTGCTGAAGTCCAAAATGGCTTAACTGCAGATCTTGCTGTGAGTGCTATTCCAGGCGAACTAAGAAATATTCAAACGGAACAGGAAAATAGCGCGCCTCTTCCCTATATCTTAGAATCAAATGCCAACGGAGAATGGTTTGACAAATCTACCTGGACTTTGCCGGCAGTATATAATGGCAATAATATAAGCCAGCGGAATGTTTGGGATGCTCCAAATTCCCGAAGCATTTCACCTTCAGAAGACATTAACTGGAATATTGTGATCTTGCGGGGTAACGTTAAAAACTCAGGCACCCCAAATAATAAGAATAATATAAAACTTCTAGGATTGCTTTCAGAAAGTGGCACCTTAAATATGATGGGTGAAAACAATTTTAGTGGCAACTCTTTGGAATTAAGTCATTACCTCAAGCTAAACGGAGTGATAGATCTTAACGGGGAATCCCAGCTTATTCAGTATGAAAATAGTGTGCTGGAAGAAACAAGTACCGGGCGTATTGAAAAAGATCAACAAGGCACGCTAAATAGTTTTAATTATAATTATTGGACGGTACCTGTAAGTTTGACCGGTGAAGCGAATAATTTCGGATTCAAAATTTCAGAAGTAATCAAAGATGGAAGTGATCTTTCTACTTATAAAGATATTTCTTTTAATGAACAGTATCATTATGCCGATGGAAATTACAATGGGGCCTTAAGAATAAGCGAATATTGGCTTTATAAATTTCACGGTCCTGCAAATGATTATTCATCATGGGAAGCAGTTTACGCCAATTCCAAATTAGAAACGGGTGAAGGTTTTAGTATGAAAGGAACAAAAGGCTATGTGCCCATTCAAGATCTTCAAAACTATACATTTGTAGGAAAACCAAATAATGGACTCATTCAATTATCTGTTTCACCGGGTGAAAACCGACTTGTGGGAAATCCATACCCTTCGGCAATAGATGCTACAGAATTTTTAAGGGATAACCTTAAAGATATTTCCGGAGGTAGAAATTCCAGAAACGTTTTTAATGGAACTCTGTACTTCTGGGATCACTTCGGGAAAGAAGACACCCATATTCTTGCTGAATATGTAGGTGGTTATGCTGCCTTAAATTTATCTGGAGGTGTACCCGGCATATCTAATGATTCGAGAATCAATGGAAATGGTAATGGAGGTTCAAAAATACCAGCAAAATATATTCCGGTTGGACAGGCATTTTTTATAAATACAGTGATAGATCAAAACACAAATAACATCTTTTCTGTTCAGGGAGGAGAGGCAACCTTTAAAAATAGTCAGCGCTATTATGTCCGTGAGAACCCGGGTACTTCACAGTTTCTACAACAGGAGAAACCTCTAAAAAAGGACAATATCATCATCAATCCAATTGATCCACGGCCAAAATTAAGGCTGAAATATGAATCGGCAGGAGGTTATCACCGTCAGATTTTAGCTACCGCAGATGTACTATCTTCAACCAATTTTGATTTAGGTTACGACGCTCCGATGATCGATAAGAACGCTGAGGATATGTACTGGTTTATCGATGAGAATCAATTTGTGATACAGGCAGTTCCTAATTTTAATGATGACAAGGTGCTTCCGCTAGGCATAAAAGTAAATTCTGAAGAAAAATTCAGCATTAAAATCGACAGCCTTGAAAACTGGGATTCTAATAAAATTATTTTCTTAAAAGACAAATTGAATGATAGTATACATAATCTGCTTAAATCAACTTACGAATCTTTGGCAGTGCCCGGAGAAGTAACAGATAGATTTGAAGTTGTATTTAGACAAGCTACGATTCCTAAACCAGAAATACCTGAATTAAAAAACGACCTATTAGAAATAGAATACTATTCAAGAGGTAATAATTTCATGCTAAAAAATCCCAACCATGTTGAGATCTCCAAAATTATGATTTTTGATATAGGCGGAAAATTACTTCAGGAATTTAATGAAATACCACTTCAGGAATTCTTTGAGTTTGAAATGAAAATATATCCAACAGGAGTATATATTATAAAAGTACTTGATACTGAGGGTTCGTTAAATAAAAAGTTCATCCTTAAATGA
- a CDS encoding NAD(P)-dependent oxidoreductase gives MIKFALIRERKTPPDRRVVFSPQMLQEAQKQFPQAVFKVESSDIRKFSDQQYREAGFEVSDDVTDCDVLIGVKEVPIPHLIPDKKYFFFSHTIKKQPYNRDLLREILNRRIELYDHEVITNKNNGRLIGFGRYAGLVGAYNGIRMIGKKEDLFDLPKAEDLQDLDSLLNELDRIQLPKYKFVLTGSGKVAHGAREILEHLNIKQVEPETYLVNEFDEAVFCHIDVLDYAKRKDKAEGSRMEFYKVPQNYDPDFMKFAKTSDVFIAGHFYGEGAPIFYSEEDMQHKDFRIKYVADISCDIAGPVASTIRPSTIAEPFYGVDLNTNAEVDFKSANALAVMAVDNLPCELPKDASEGFGEMFLKHVIPSFFNDDKDTILGRSKMTENGKLTPLYSYLQGFVDGKE, from the coding sequence ATGATAAAATTTGCCCTAATCAGGGAACGAAAAACTCCACCAGACAGGCGTGTGGTTTTTTCTCCTCAAATGCTACAGGAAGCTCAGAAACAGTTTCCGCAGGCAGTATTTAAAGTCGAAAGTTCTGATATCAGGAAATTTAGCGACCAGCAATACAGAGAGGCTGGTTTTGAGGTAAGCGATGATGTGACAGATTGTGATGTGCTAATTGGGGTAAAGGAAGTTCCGATTCCCCATTTGATACCTGACAAAAAGTACTTTTTCTTTTCTCATACGATCAAAAAGCAGCCATATAATCGTGATCTGCTTCGTGAAATTCTAAATAGAAGAATCGAATTGTATGATCATGAGGTTATCACGAATAAGAACAATGGCAGGTTGATAGGCTTTGGACGTTATGCTGGTTTAGTTGGAGCTTATAATGGGATTCGAATGATTGGTAAGAAGGAAGACCTATTTGATCTTCCCAAAGCAGAAGATCTTCAAGATCTCGATTCACTTTTAAACGAACTCGATAGGATACAACTACCTAAGTACAAATTTGTACTTACTGGAAGCGGGAAAGTAGCGCACGGGGCCAGAGAAATACTGGAGCATTTAAACATAAAACAGGTCGAGCCAGAAACTTACCTTGTCAATGAGTTCGATGAAGCGGTGTTTTGTCATATCGATGTGCTGGATTACGCCAAACGAAAAGATAAGGCTGAAGGCAGCCGAATGGAATTTTATAAAGTTCCGCAGAATTATGATCCTGATTTTATGAAATTCGCCAAAACCAGTGATGTCTTTATTGCCGGTCATTTTTACGGAGAAGGCGCCCCTATATTTTATTCCGAAGAAGATATGCAGCATAAAGATTTCAGAATAAAATATGTGGCAGATATTTCGTGTGATATTGCCGGACCAGTTGCAAGTACCATACGACCTTCCACGATAGCGGAACCTTTTTATGGTGTTGACTTAAATACAAATGCGGAGGTAGATTTTAAAAGTGCTAATGCTCTAGCGGTTATGGCTGTGGATAACTTGCCATGTGAATTGCCCAAGGATGCCAGCGAAGGTTTTGGAGAGATGTTTCTCAAACACGTAATTCCATCATTCTTTAATGATGACAAGGATACTATTCTTGGAAGGTCTAAAATGACCGAAAATGGAAAATTAACCCCATTGTATTCTTATTTACAGGGTTTTGTAGATGGAAAAGAATAA
- a CDS encoding DMT family transporter, with translation MERSTIILIVTFVLLWNSGFIGAEYGLPYTGAFTLIFFRYLAVSVLLGIYLIFSKKIKWFGWKATGLNMLVGFLAHGVWLTCVLLALERKVPAGIVALIVALQPLATGALSNYVTKEDTNKSQWIGLIVGFIGVVITVAFRIDFTKPGSFIGYFLPLVSVVAITFATLIQRRLNVNDQKEKLPVDQTLFYQSLATMLALVLPAFFIESFAAEWVPEFTLTMIWLVLAVSISSYFIMLLLIERLDATRVASLFYLGPPITMLMAWLIFGDIIKIMDIVGVAIVFVGVYLSNRTQNAK, from the coding sequence ATGGAAAGAAGTACCATAATCTTAATTGTCACCTTTGTCTTATTATGGAATTCTGGTTTTATTGGTGCGGAGTATGGATTGCCATATACCGGTGCTTTTACTTTGATATTTTTCAGGTATCTGGCAGTATCTGTATTGTTAGGAATATATTTAATATTCAGTAAAAAAATAAAATGGTTTGGATGGAAGGCAACTGGTTTAAATATGCTGGTAGGCTTTTTAGCCCATGGAGTCTGGTTAACTTGTGTGTTACTGGCCTTGGAAAGAAAAGTTCCGGCAGGAATTGTTGCCTTAATCGTAGCATTGCAACCATTGGCTACAGGTGCACTATCTAATTATGTAACTAAAGAAGATACGAATAAATCTCAGTGGATAGGGCTTATAGTAGGCTTTATTGGTGTGGTGATTACTGTCGCATTCCGAATCGATTTCACTAAGCCAGGTTCATTCATCGGATATTTTCTGCCTTTAGTTTCTGTTGTTGCGATCACATTTGCAACACTAATTCAGCGAAGATTGAATGTTAATGATCAGAAAGAAAAGTTACCTGTAGATCAAACGCTGTTTTATCAAAGTTTAGCCACTATGTTAGCCTTGGTACTACCTGCTTTTTTTATTGAAAGCTTTGCAGCAGAATGGGTTCCAGAATTTACACTAACCATGATATGGCTAGTATTAGCGGTTTCAATTTCATCCTATTTTATTATGTTACTTTTAATTGAACGACTTGATGCCACTAGGGTTGCCAGTTTATTTTATCTAGGCCCACCTATAACGATGCTAATGGCATGGTTAATATTTGGAGATATTATAAAAATCATGGATATAGTGGGAGTCGCAATTGTTTTTGTGGGTGTGTACTTAAGCAATCGAACACAGAATGCTAAGTAG
- a CDS encoding zinc-dependent alcohol dehydrogenase: MLAMNFRGPFRVRADHDQPYPEIEHPEDAIVRVLRSCICGSDLHLYHGLVPDTRVGSTFGHEFIGEIVDVGTSVKNVKVGDKVMVPFNIACGKCAFCKQELYGNCHEANSQSTAAGGIFGYSHTAGGYNGGQAEYVRVPYADVGPTVIPDWMDLDDAVLLTDVVPTGYQAAEMGGIQKGDTVVVFGAGPIGIMAAKCAWLFGAGRVIVIDQLDYRLEFVEKYAQCEVYNFKSLEDPVVFIKKQTDSLGADVCIDAVGAEADGNKLNSLLGRKLLLQGGSTTALHWAINSVKKGGIVSIVGVYGPIDALIPIGNVLNKGITIRANQASVKRLLPRMIKHVESGVLDPKAIITHRIPLEEVAEGYHIFSKKLDNCIKPVLIPPSA; encoded by the coding sequence ATGTTAGCAATGAATTTTAGGGGCCCATTTCGGGTTCGAGCAGATCATGATCAACCTTACCCAGAAATTGAGCATCCAGAGGATGCAATTGTCAGAGTACTACGATCCTGTATTTGCGGATCAGACCTTCATCTTTACCATGGCCTTGTACCAGATACCCGAGTGGGTTCTACGTTTGGCCATGAATTCATTGGTGAAATTGTGGATGTCGGTACTTCTGTAAAAAACGTAAAAGTAGGCGACAAAGTCATGGTGCCTTTTAACATTGCCTGTGGAAAATGTGCCTTTTGCAAACAAGAATTATATGGGAATTGTCATGAAGCGAATTCTCAGTCTACCGCGGCTGGTGGAATTTTTGGATACTCTCATACCGCTGGAGGATACAACGGTGGCCAGGCGGAATATGTGCGGGTACCCTATGCCGATGTTGGTCCTACGGTAATCCCCGATTGGATGGATCTAGACGACGCTGTGCTGCTTACGGATGTAGTTCCTACAGGATATCAGGCTGCGGAAATGGGTGGAATTCAAAAAGGAGATACCGTAGTTGTTTTTGGAGCCGGTCCAATTGGAATAATGGCGGCAAAATGCGCTTGGCTATTTGGAGCAGGACGGGTTATTGTAATAGACCAATTAGATTATCGTTTAGAATTCGTAGAAAAATATGCCCAGTGTGAAGTTTATAATTTCAAATCCCTCGAAGATCCTGTAGTTTTCATAAAAAAACAAACTGACTCCCTGGGGGCAGATGTTTGTATAGATGCAGTAGGTGCCGAAGCAGATGGTAATAAATTAAATTCTTTACTGGGCAGGAAACTTCTACTGCAAGGTGGTTCTACTACTGCTCTGCATTGGGCTATAAATTCTGTCAAAAAAGGAGGAATTGTCTCAATAGTTGGAGTATATGGACCTATTGATGCACTTATTCCCATAGGTAATGTATTGAACAAAGGAATAACTATTCGTGCAAATCAAGCATCAGTCAAGCGACTTTTACCCAGAATGATTAAGCATGTAGAATCCGGTGTATTAGATCCAAAAGCTATTATTACCCACCGTATTCCTTTAGAAGAGGTTGCTGAAGGATATCATATATTCTCCAAAAAACTTGACAATTGTATTAAACCGGTTCTTATTCCTCCATCGGCATAA